One window from the genome of Roseinatronobacter sp. S2 encodes:
- a CDS encoding TAXI family TRAP transporter solute-binding subunit, translating into MLTTRISKYMGLGAITLGAGLTVASMATAETRVTLKSASSTSSYYVMMVQLGEMLSAQSGGAIQPTVEESQGSVQNVAEAGRRPGAFLFTTPPNLIADAQAGEAPFEQGDFDSIRTLFPMPFITIHLVVRADSDIHSAADLAGRSFISGGTGTFCQGQVASIFETLGIADSVTAPEMELSGAPAALRNNQVDGYATCSAHPTPQVQELAATLPVRILSFTEEERDAIIAANPGAGAVTVAANTYAGVEDEIATMAVPVGAYATNMDDDTALAIVSAFWEQREGMADTNPWWAGVTPDLVPQLGAPLHEGIVEFYAERGVDMP; encoded by the coding sequence ATGCTGACTACAAGAATTTCTAAATACATGGGTTTAGGCGCAATTACACTGGGCGCGGGCCTGACCGTGGCATCCATGGCCACAGCAGAAACGCGGGTCACGCTGAAATCAGCATCATCGACCAGTTCGTATTATGTGATGATGGTTCAGTTGGGTGAAATGCTTAGTGCGCAATCCGGTGGCGCAATCCAGCCAACGGTCGAAGAAAGTCAGGGGTCCGTCCAGAACGTTGCCGAAGCAGGTCGCAGGCCCGGTGCGTTCTTGTTTACCACCCCGCCGAACCTGATTGCCGATGCGCAAGCAGGCGAAGCCCCGTTCGAGCAGGGCGATTTCGACAGCATCCGCACACTTTTCCCGATGCCGTTTATCACAATTCATTTGGTGGTTCGCGCCGACAGTGACATTCACAGCGCCGCTGATCTGGCCGGGCGCAGCTTTATCTCGGGCGGGACGGGCACATTCTGTCAGGGTCAGGTCGCGTCGATTTTCGAAACGCTGGGCATCGCTGACAGTGTCACTGCCCCTGAAATGGAATTGTCCGGTGCACCGGCGGCGTTGCGCAACAATCAGGTTGACGGCTATGCGACATGCTCGGCCCATCCCACGCCACAGGTGCAGGAACTGGCCGCCACACTGCCCGTGCGCATCCTGTCCTTCACTGAAGAAGAGCGCGATGCAATCATCGCCGCAAACCCCGGTGCGGGCGCGGTGACCGTTGCCGCAAATACCTATGCAGGGGTAGAAGACGAAATTGCGACCATGGCCGTGCCCGTGGGCGCATATGCAACCAATATGGACGATGATACCGCGCTGGCAATCGTATCGGCCTTTTGGGAACAGCGCGAAGGTATGGCTGACACAAACCCTTGGTGGGCGGGTGTAACACCTGATCTTGTCCCGCAACTGGGCGCGCCACTGCATGAAGGCATTGTTGAATTTTATGCCGAACGTGGCGTGGATATGCCCTGA